One Cardiocondyla obscurior isolate alpha-2009 linkage group LG25, Cobs3.1, whole genome shotgun sequence genomic window, CGTATTCATATATAAATGTGCTTAAAAATGCCACGAGAGAGAtctgacaattttttttttttagttttctcGAGTgcattaaatgttttataaattgttatcgATTAATTCTTGTCGGAAATCTAATATTATCAAAAgctttaaatgttttatcgaAATTCCACAATTCAGAATTCGTGATAGTAATAATGTAATCACATTACGTCAATTTTCACACGTaacatgaaatattaaaatgcaaagttttccattttacattttcaaaaatttatttctttttttttttttacatttaactgTCAAAACTCTCTTTGAAACAAAttagattacttttttttttagtaattttggATGAAAGAATAGAACTGTATCGGTTTTGTGAAAATTCGGAAAATGAAGAGTGAACACTGTGTCTCTGGGTCTTTGCGTGTGCACTCTGACGAACGCCAGTCATCTCCGTGACGCGCGGAATCGCATCCCGCTATTTTCCGCTCGCCCTTTCCCGTGCCATTGCACATATACGTCCCGTTTATCCCCCGCAACTATCAAAGGCAGGCGCCGACTTCGCAATTTAAACGCTAAAGCGCGTGAAACCGAACTCGATACGCGGTGGCCGGTATCTGCGTGAACGGCCATCACAGATATGCGGCGAGCGAGATTAAAGAATCTCTGCGGATTGCATCCGCGTTTGCATTTCGTTGGCGATTTTTCTTGCCAACCGATAAAATCCGGGCGTTCGCAGATCACCGAAATAGTTAAAATCGATCACGGTATTCGACAACGTATCGAAACATTATACGTCttttatgcaatttaattaaaaaaccttAAGACCGAgtaagagaaattaattaaaaaaaaaaaaaagactgagAATATAATCGCGGCATAAAATTTGTTGCGACTACATTTCCACAGTACGTCTAACTGTTTAGCATAGAAATAGAGACGgtcaaatttcttttatttcccgaAAACCACACTAAATGGATTTACAAGCTTAGTTTCCCTCCCGTTGCAGTGtattcaggaaaaaaaaataaatcgcgaaaaGAAGGAAGCGAAAGAGGAAGCGAGCCAGATAGGAAAAGAGTGAGGGAAAAGTAGataacgggaaaaaaaaaaaaaaaagaagagaagaataAAACGATTGTCAAATCCTTTCGTTCCACAACGAGAAGTGCTCGTAACGTCGCGCTGTCGAGCATGATTTTTTAGCGGGACACCAAAGGCTCTACatctctttatatttattcgcggttGACATTCACGCTCTCTTTCACCGTAATAAAGAACTCGTTGTCGTCTGCAGTTTAAGATAAAAACTCGGCGTCGATGCAGACAACGCGATGAATGTAAAACCGACGCTTTCTGTCTAATGAAAGAGTGGGCCACAACCATTGTGGATCTCGATAGCGCTTGAACGCATCTCGTGCGTGTACTTGGCGAAATGACGGGGGGATAgttaaatgaatataatagGGCAACACCCCAATGTCCAACAATAATCAAATTATTCGGGACGTCGCGTTATTTATACGAAATTACGCGACTTTacataaaactaaataattaaagcaacACAATCGCATCGCTTTGTTAAAACTGattgcgtttttattttatcgataaaaatcgACTGTGGAATTTAATTGCTtcattatttcgtaaaataatgtataacaCGTTTTCTAATTAGTCTGGATATACGTTTCATTACTGTAAAATGCTTTTTCTCGTTTGCGAATACCTTAGCAATTTGAAAGTTCCGCTCTGACCATATTCGAGAAAGTTTCTTCCCTAACTTTTAGCGcattaaagacaaaaaaaaaaagtttaatcgcGAGTTTAATCTCATgcattatgaaaataaaacctcGTAAAGCCctaagataatttaaatcgaGCAACAAGGTATGCAAGGAAGGAAGGTTTAACGAGGAATGCAAACCATGCTTGAACGAGACTGCATTGATTCCGATATAAACTCAACCCTTCCAGACGAGACCATGCCGGGAAATCTTCGTGACGAATTCCGGTAACATCGTCTGGCGAATACAGACTATTGGATTCCGAAATATTCAACCGGAAAAGCTTTTCATTCACGTAAGGAGAATTAGCGTACGAAATCGGAGAAATAAACCACAGAAATAGATCCATAAAATTTgaggattatttaaaattaatattccatcCAGAGTATTCACAATACATAACGTCAAAAACCACAACTACGAAAAAACAGCACGGtaacagaaatattatttcatcttttttattcaatagTTATAAACGCAAATagaatgtaaataaataataatattgcttttttaaattgcttCAAACCATTTAATACAtcttgttttaataaagatttaactaaaaatttaatttaaaaattatttgatactaaaaatataacaatttaaaaaaatttatcgtaaaacttattaaaatttctttttaattaaaaaaaaaaaaaaagaaaaaaaaaggaagcaatcaataaaaaatctgtGCAATGATCACATTAGAATACATTGATCCTTGCATAAAACTCATGTTAATATACCGCAAAGTACCAGCTGTACATACATCTATACTTGGTGACTTTCTAAATTGATTCATCACCGTGTAACTTGAACATTATTTCCTAACATCAGTTTCTCTagagaaaaacgaaagaacaAACCACCGACTATACCAATAATTTTGACATGGGACTATTTCTTATTCACTACCATTCCTAACAGCAATTTTAACAGTTGGAGTCAGCTAATCGCCTGCGATTCATGAAATGTGAagctgaaattttttatttaatttatttttgtgacTCACCGATTGTAGTAGTGGAGTATAGGTATACAGCTACGTTGCACATGCGATGACATCACTTTGTGACACTCGTTTGATATCCtgtaatcataaaaaaaaaaaaattaaataactagtttttcagataattaataagtgacaagttatcaattataataatgaacAAGTGAAAAGTTACACACCCTGCTGTTGCTCCATCATTGCCAGATGCCTTTGCAAagcctctttctcctctcatATGGTCAAGATTTCCTTTTCCATTCCTCACAAGTCCATTCCTCTTCATGTTGCACTTACACGTCGACACTCGAAGACCACACGTACACGACGCTAATCTGTAACACACATATTCGATATTCTGTGACCATCGCATgcataaatgattaatttcgcaaataatgaaacaaataaCGAATTATACGTACCTTGTCGCTCCAACGATGCCCGATACCTTCTCGAACCTCCACTTTCTCCGCTCAGATTTCGCCCGACAAGTTCATCCACGAACGTGGTTAAATACGCGAGTGCTAATTACTCGAAGACACCCACGCGATTTATCACAGCACTCCTGATAAGAACGACGAGCACTACATCGCAACAAAGGAGCGACCAAAGTCGTGACCGGGACTCGGCACCGATACGATGCACTTGAAATATCCGACGATCTCAACAGTTCTGTAAACAAACAAAAGCGACAACGTAATTGGTATTGCTTGCAATCGTATTCTCTGCGCGACTCGAATggcaaataatatatttacgcTGTTCTTACGCGTGTATTACCGTATAAAGAGATACGTATGCTTGAATTAAGATTACAGATTCATACCGTACAAAGTATATACATCGAGCAACGTTCGACAAAATGACCATCGTTTCCCGCGCGCGTTACTGCGACTGCGATGCGACCGAACACATAACACGAGAAATGCGCGTTTGCGAAGTCGCTCGCATGTAAATATCGAATCTATACTATGCGGTATTATGTGATTAATAAATGTCGGTGTAGAAAAGTCAAATCATACCCATACTTATCGAATTAAGTCCGTTACGATGCCGCGCGATGTAGAGACGATCCGTTCGTTTTCGGCGATCTGGCCATGATGCGCATGGTACAGATACGTTCAAAAATAAGTGAGAATCCTCAAGGTTGCCAACTTCATGCCGACGCCGTGCAAGTTCGCGATCGACTCCAGGACCCTCCTAACCTCAAAACcacgttttattttgtagCAACTTAATCTCATAGTATCGGCTCTAACAATCATATtgataatttagaaaataaataaagaaaagtagATAATAAATCTTGCGTGGCAATGTATATAACAgtgttgaataattttaacgataataattgaaaaggtATGTTAAATCACTAAGAaccatatattttaataattattttttctccaaccttgttttactttttttaattttgattttcaaCAGAAAGGTAGTAGAGTGcatatattcttattttattcaatttgaaattaaactaGATTACTCTTCCACCTTTTAACAATGGGAAAGAAAGGTTATAATTGGAAATCAAGAGCTGTTGCAAATGTAGAGGTTGATAATTCCACCACTAAAaaggtaaatttatttttaaatattatttctttaattttttataaataaaatcaaatattatttaacccATTTGCATTAAACATATTTACTGGAATTAAATTCACAGATTTTATTAGACATTGAGCACCGTGTTGAAAATTATGATGGTTGCAATGCATTCGTCTTGCCtgctgaaaaaagaaaaacaaaaaatataaataagaagGAGATAACTAGTCGGATATTATCAAAAAAACGTAGGAAACAACTAGAAAAAGTAATAgaacgaaaaaagaagaaattacaGGTACTATATCTTgatttcatataaatatatagatataaagaaggtttataaaattaattttacagagaGCAACATTGTTAGAAGATCTAGCAAAAGTACAAGCATCTTCTACTGAGCTGCAACAATATGTAAGCTTAACATCTGTACAAAATAAGGGTTTAAAGCGTCATTTTCGAGAGCTTGAAACTcctaataaatttgaaaaattaaaacgtaaagaaaatattgaagaAGAAAgtgatataataaattcctctgtaaattctattaaaatgaGTAAGAAGAAAAGACAAGCTATTTTGGACAGTGTAAGACAGGATCAAACAAAACTTGATCCAAATGTAGTTGGATTTGAAGTAAGTTTGAAGCAGAGATAGTGGAGactataaaattatgatacaatttttttttttttttagtctagTGATAGTAGTACAGAAGGTGACAGTaataatgaagaagaaaatgaaacaAGTGGCCTTGATAATACTGTTGGTTTGGATATtacaataagtaaaaaagccgaaataattgaaaaggacattgaaaaaaatcttgcaaaagatgtaaaagaaaaaacaattttaactGAATCTGAGCAATCTAAAAAATCAGTAGAAGAAGTCCAACAACAAAATGTTGTTCATACGCCTAAAATCCATACGCCTGTCGTCTTTATACCTGTAAATAGGAAACCTGAAATACAAGCAGTCAGATTAAAATTACCCGTTGTTGCAGAAGAACAAGTTATCGTCGAAACAATAAATGAGAATCCAATAGTCATAATTACTGGAGAAACGGGAAGTGGTGAGTAAAAAAACAacagaatatttttgttaacttAGACAAAATTAAGCCAAGTACAATTTTgtaagttataaattataagtaaatttgtatttatttatccaATGTTATTACAGGAAAGACAACCCAAGTGcctcaatttttatatgagGCTGGATATgcacaaaataaaatgatCGGAATAACCGAACCAAGAAGAGTGGCAGCGATGTCGATGAGTAAACGTGTAGCTGAAGAGTTAAATCTTCCTGAACAGGaagtttcatatttaattcgttttgAGGGAAATGCTacagagaaaacaaaaatcaagTTTATGACCGATggtgttttattaaaagaaattcaaaGCGTAagttgtttttaatattacgttacaaactatttatatatgtaagtagattattaaatttacaatgattgtgttttttttacttacaggATTTtctattaacaaaatattccgTAATTATACTCGATGAAGCGCACGAACGTAGTGTGTATACTGATATTTTGATCGGTTTATTATCTAGGATTATTCCGCTTCGTAACAAACGCGGCAATCCTTTGAAGCTAATAATTATGTCGGCTACGTTAGCTGTGAAAGAATTTGTAGagaatacaaaattatttaaagtacaaCCACCGATAATTGAGGTCAAAGCGCGACAGTTTCctgtaaaaatacattttaatagaaGAACAAGTAAAGATTATGTTGATGAAGCATTAcgaaaagcaataaaaatacataccCGTCTTCCAGAAGGCGGCAtcctaatatttttaacaggtaaattatagaaaaaaatatattttatattttgttattatgatatattttttttaatttcaacaatttttgttCTCCATTTGTTACAGGTCAACAAGAAGTGCATACCGTTGTACGTAAATTACGTAAATCGTTTCcattgaagaaaaataaaccTCAAGTCAAAGTGGTGAAAAATTTCGACAAAAATGAAACTTTAGAAGCATCAGATAAAGAACACAGCGAAAAAGACGACTCCGATGATGATTTCGATGCCGAAGAAGCATTACGTCGTAATAAACAGAGACAAAAAAAGCAGATTGTACTTCCAACTATTAATCTCGATGAGTATGTATATCTGTActactattattttaatctttctttttcttttttttctcttaactattgatttattataacaaatatttgtttaGTTATGCAGTGCAAATTACTGATGATACGCAcgaagatttaattaatgtacagAGTGACGAGGAAAATTTGGATGAGGACGAAGATGAAGACGAAGATGTTATTGATTTCAAGGGATTAACGAACGCGCAACCGTTATGGGTTTTACCTCTTTATTCTCTTTTACCTGGAGACAAACAAGCTAAAGTAAATATACACAATATACGACAAATTAAttgtgaaattttaaaatattaataactagtaaaataaattaaaatagtggtagaatagatttaaaatatattattgataaaataattaattaattttaatgcgatCTTAGGTATTTGACCCACCGCCTGAAGGATGCCGCTTGTGTGTAGTATCAACTAATGTTGCGGAAACTTCACTGACGATTCCCAACATTAGATACGTTGTAGATAGCGGGCGTTGTAAAATCAGAATGTATGACAAGGTGACAGGCGTAAGCACATATCACATTAGCTATGCAAGTAAAGCAGCGGCCACTCAACGTGCCGGCAGAGCTGGTAGAACTCGACCCGGTCATTGCTACAGGTATcttagtatttaatttttctttttttttacaatttacacatataaaaatttataatatagtgaattttataaattattaatttatttaattttttcataaaaattttttaagttttaattaaaaaattttaacattaaaataataattgtcaaatactttttattgcTATTCTCctctgaaatttttataaaaacatttattttttattagattataCTCTTCGGCTGTTTACGACAACGATTTTGAAGAACACAGCCAGTCGGAGATTCAAAGAAAACCAGTAGACGATTTGTTGCTGCAAATGAAAGCGATGAATATAGACAAAGTTATAAACTTTCCGTTTCCCACACCACCGGATGTCATACAATTGAAATCCGCGGAGAAACGGCTTACGATACTCGAAGCATTAGAACCACCTTCGAGAAAATTTGAAGGTAATAGATAgcattgtaaaattataattaattattgatttattcaaaatttgttatataaaacttataattattttattattaatttgaaacaCTATCAATACCatctaaaacataaaattgattttttttatttagaaacatACTGCGCAAAAGTGACTTCGCTTGGACGCAGTATCGCCGCGTTTCCGGTTTCTCCTCGCTATGGTAAGATGTTGGCATTATCGCATCAATTTAACTTGTCAAAATACACGATATGCATGGTAGCGGCTCTCAGTGTACAAGAAGTTCTGATAGAAACAGTCGACATGGAGGGTTCAACTAAGAATAAATGGTTGCAAATGCGTCGTTACTGGGCTGGAACTGGCAATAGTTTGCTTCTCGGTATGTATATAATCTATGAAAAAAACCCTTCGCTAAGTATAccaaattagaaataatacatacaatataaaaaaaaactaacaattTCTGTTTATACGTAGGTGATTTAATGGTTTTGTTAAGAGCCATCGGCACTGCTGAATATGCAGGATCGAAAGGAAGACTATTATCTTTCTGTGCGGAAAATGGCTTAAGGCACAAAGCCGTGGTCGAAATCAGAAAACTCAGGCAACAACTTACCAATGAGATCAATTTAAATGtaccgaatttaaatttaatgattgATCCAaagtatgtattttttattacaaaatgtttatttGAAACATTCTTTATcttaaatctatttaatataaGGAGCATTCAGACCGAATAAATTTAGATTATTGGAATTGAACTTAATGCACGTTGCAATAAGTTTGAAACGATTTTCTCTTAACAAGAACTGTTACAGAATGCCATTACCAACCGATATGGAAGCAAAATTATTGCGTCAGATAGTCCTTGCAGGTATGGCGGATCAAGTTGCGAGAAAAGTTTCGCCCGATGAAGTAAAAGAGGATCAAGATAAGGCCAAGTGGAAACATGCTTACAGGTAAGTtactgattattattaattaatatttaattcacagcgatctttttatttcgagttATCTTTCAGAACTCCAGAAATGGAGGAACCAGTATTTATGCATTCCTCGTGTGTCCTACGAAAAACCAGTCCTGAATGGGTGGTTTATCAGGAGATATATGAAacgaataaaatgtatatgaGAGGTGTAACAGCGATAGAAGCTGAATGGTTACCGAAATTTGCGCCTACATTGTGTCATCTCAGCGAACCATTGATTGATCCACCGccaaggtatttttattacagttgcattgtaatgtttttttttctttttttttaataaaaatattaattttaattattatataaaatattactacacTTTCGTTTGTAGATATAATCAAGGAACAGGAAAGATTATTTGTCGCGTGTCTGGAACATTTGGAAAAGTAGGATGGACACTACCATCGATGGACATAGAACATCCGTTGTCAGTGGACGGCATCAAATGGTTTGCGTATTTCTTCTTGGAGGGTCAAGTGTGCCCAAAACTAAAACGATTTGTTCCATCGTTGTTGACGACACCCGGTAGCATCACCAAGTCGTGGGccaagtaaattattttgttttagattttttttttttttttacattgatgt contains:
- the Kz gene encoding probable ATP-dependent RNA helicase kurz, translating into MGKKGYNWKSRAVANVEVDNSTTKKILLDIEHRVENYDGCNAFVLPAEKRKTKNINKKEITSRILSKKRRKQLEKVIERKKKKLQRATLLEDLAKVQASSTELQQYVSLTSVQNKGLKRHFRELETPNKFEKLKRKENIEEESDIINSSVNSIKMSKKKRQAILDSVRQDQTKLDPNVVGFESSDSSTEGDSNNEEENETSGLDNTVGLDITISKKAEIIEKDIEKNLAKDVKEKTILTESEQSKKSVEEVQQQNVVHTPKIHTPVVFIPVNRKPEIQAVRLKLPVVAEEQVIVETINENPIVIITGETGSGKTTQVPQFLYEAGYAQNKMIGITEPRRVAAMSMSKRVAEELNLPEQEVSYLIRFEGNATEKTKIKFMTDGVLLKEIQSDFLLTKYSVIILDEAHERSVYTDILIGLLSRIIPLRNKRGNPLKLIIMSATLAVKEFVENTKLFKVQPPIIEVKARQFPVKIHFNRRTSKDYVDEALRKAIKIHTRLPEGGILIFLTGQQEVHTVVRKLRKSFPLKKNKPQVKVVKNFDKNETLEASDKEHSEKDDSDDDFDAEEALRRNKQRQKKQIVLPTINLDDYAVQITDDTHEDLINVQSDEENLDEDEDEDEDVIDFKGLTNAQPLWVLPLYSLLPGDKQAKVFDPPPEGCRLCVVSTNVAETSLTIPNIRYVVDSGRCKIRMYDKVTGVSTYHISYASKAAATQRAGRAGRTRPGHCYRLYSSAVYDNDFEEHSQSEIQRKPVDDLLLQMKAMNIDKVINFPFPTPPDVIQLKSAEKRLTILEALEPPSRKFEETYCAKVTSLGRSIAAFPVSPRYGKMLALSHQFNLSKYTICMVAALSVQEVLIETVDMEGSTKNKWLQMRRYWAGTGNSLLLGDLMVLLRAIGTAEYAGSKGRLLSFCAENGLRHKAVVEIRKLRQQLTNEINLNVPNLNLMIDPKMPLPTDMEAKLLRQIVLAGMADQVARKVSPDEVKEDQDKAKWKHAYRTPEMEEPVFMHSSCVLRKTSPEWVVYQEIYETNKMYMRGVTAIEAEWLPKFAPTLCHLSEPLIDPPPRYNQGTGKIICRVSGTFGKVGWTLPSMDIEHPLSVDGIKWFAYFFLEGQVCPKLKRFVPSLLTTPGSITKSWAKLIPRIQAIVQTLQSQGVMSKEKLMEMWGLDKKFLLPAYQKWLPESAHAEVAKLWPPL